In Brachyhypopomus gauderio isolate BG-103 chromosome 18, BGAUD_0.2, whole genome shotgun sequence, the sequence TGTGATCTGGCAGGAGAATTACTTCTTTGGTGTATGACTGAGCCACTGAACATGAACTGCTTAGTGCCTGAAACCTTagagacataaaaaaaacaatacattGCACTTATCTTTCAGGTTATTAACATCACTGCCTTTAtaactgtttattttaattactGATTGTCATTGTCATTTGTGTCTTAACAGTGTACAATAAGAAACTGTGCTACATATATCATACACCAACCAGCCATaactttgtgtatgtgtatgtctgtCAAACGttaaccgggggggggggggggggtcaccagGGGGGggtcaccagtggttggcgccagagcgaactagtaactcattgaatcatagatgtagatcagagatagaTGAACTACATTTTTTTCAGCGTAAGAAATCgaatgtatggcgtgtgaagacagtcaaatgcgtgtctcacgctcattgcgtgagagttagCAACCCTGATGTATCTGATATTTTGGGTTATGCCTATTGTTATGAATGGAACACATGTTCACAAGCAATGCATTCGGTTGTATGTCTTACCTCTTGTATCTCCCCTTTCTAGCAAACGGGCGAAGATTGTAACTAGAGACTGTTGGGGGTTGCTCCTGAGAGGTGGAACACATGTTTCTTTCTGGATTTGTCTGGCCTGTGTGGTTCGGCGCAGTCCGCCTTCCGCGGCGAAAAAGTGATAAAACTTTGTCGTCGTTTGAACGAAATTGAAATCGGTTACCAACATTATTTTGGCTCGTGCATGCACTGGCCAGGGTGTTAATCATCTCCTCATTACTGAGGATTGCTGCCACGAGATTTCTTGCTGCCTCACCCATAACGCACCGCCTGCAGCCGTACCCAGTATCTCCGAgtgaaagcacaaaatggcgcgAGTGCGTCGAAgacgtcaggtttcattccatatattcagactttcattctttcatttaaagtataaacgcttccaccgttcgccacccctccccctccccctcgtcaacaaagtacgttcgccaccccctcaaataaggagccatttgggagccgaaagagccaactctttatgaggagctgagcaaaaagatccggctccctaaaaagagccgAAATTCCCATCATTATTAGATGGCACTATTAAACGAAAGTGGGAGAACAACAATGTAGCAAAAGAGAATTCAAATGTTGACCAACTGGGATTAAACAAACGAACAAATCCCGCTGCTAGTGTGCGGGACGGAACACAATATATTCAGAcattcattccatattctcagactttcattccatatattcagactttcattccatatattcagactttcattccatatattcagactttcaagtggtgaaagtctgaatatatggaatgaaatctAACGTCATCGacgccattttgtgctttcagtttgtgatgCTGGGTATGGCGACAGGCTGCTCGTTATGAGTGAGCCATCTCGTAATTCAGGGAAaatttctccatagtactgtTGGCTACCGTGCTATCAGCTGTGACTGGCCTGATTCGGAGGTGCAGTTTGTATGTGTAATCATATTCACACTGAAATCCTCAGAACATTACACCAGAAGCGGTAACCGTGTCGCGTGATGCGGCACAAAGGGCTTCCATACGGGAAGATAAACCTCTCAGTCCTCCTCAAACTGAACAGTGTGCAGATCCGCGCAGCACGGACTGGTTACCTGCGCAGTACACTGTGTCTGGACATACATACTGACTGACAACATGCCGCACATCAGCTGATCATTGGGCCGCGCAGAGCGGGCCCATAGTGTACATCAGTGACTGTGTTTCAGCCATTCACACAGATATATATGCACTATTACAATACTACTGAATGAATAGCACTGTATGAATGTCTGTTCTGTAGGTCAAGTCGTATTGCACAAGTAACCGTCCGCGCTGCGCGGACATGCACACTGGTTCGGTTTGAGGAGgactaatggcgcatttccactagggcctgcttggcgcggtacggttcgatacgggtcgattcgcaacggaacggtacggtcgcgttgtgtttccattacaatggtggaccaccacaatgtgggtggagtcgctgttggcgcgcgggttgtagtgtcgtaacatcatttgtatgcgaccacaacaccggttgatgccccttaacacataccattattgtatcttatttatctttatcttcattattgtatgtggttgctctaattattgataataatttggtattactcaaacaggctgaacacaccctgcataaaaagcatcagtcatacaatcaaatgaaatcaaactttattatgaaatatagatatttaaagtacaacatatgtaaataatatagttatagttttaaaaagtgcaaaaagcaaatatatacgtgtagctttatatgaaataaatatttatagtactacaagcaacattttgtgtgcttttactggcgtccgtctcgcatggtgttcacaagttcgccaagcaccccgaggaaagcccggttgaaggaaacattttccgccaactccgctcgcctcgtcagtggaaggggaatcttgaacgtaaaaaataacaaatattaaacacaagtattccCGTGAAGGAACAACGATATACCGTAACTGCACAaactgtgtagcacgtcatcgctgctgatgctttgtttatggctacagctaactagcaactagcaaggctaagagctagctattgtacagtagtgactgtggtggtaacattaactacaaacacagctctaaattcctgcgtttacaatagatgcgttcatattacgttcatattacatcttttacgagcctagtaaaactgaaatcacaatacactcaccattctccgtggcctccagcactgacattgccgtgtctgtccagctctttctcttccgttactggctggccggtgaccgtatatgacatccatttgctggaaccatttccagtctttgcggtttgctccgctgcgtccgttatggtccttcaccgcccggtaatcgcgttaagcttttttagcttggaccgaccggcactgctgaacggaccgctggtagccatgagtggccattagcgcggaaacctcgctaaaaacctttacatttctagtggccccgtccagttcgccctggattttttgatcgctgattattaacagaaaggtttgtacctcggcgtttgaccagggaacagacttcgctccttgggttttaaaaatggctgaggagtccatagcatagcggaggagtcgctctcctgacgcaacctgtgacgacactccctggccaatcagtgtcatgctgttcctccacgtcacagaactgtaccgcttcggaacggttagaacctcaagcgagtcggtacgaaaatagtacccaaaggggccggctcacagggaagtggtgctaatggaaacactcacaaaccgtcgcgaatcgaaccgtaccgcaccaagtaggccctagtggaaatgcgccatatgaGAGTTGTATCTTCCCATATGGAAGCCCTTTGAACATGAGtaaatttacacaaacaccGCCGCTTCGAATCAAGCTAATCACCACTGATTGCATGCTAGCCagcagtactatggagaaatgttctatttattctgCTTGTAAGCAGTACGCCACCATAGCTTGTGCACTGGTCAGGGTGTTTATCGTCTCCTCCAAAGGATTACTGCTacctaggggtgtgacgatacactcagctcaccagagacacgatattgggttcacgagaacgagacgtgacgagattttaagaaaactaaaatgacaaattatatgactggacaacatacttttatttaactgagttacacatgcattttgaaatgttttattagaactcttaacatgcataatgcaagcatgaacttaataaacttgtcctacaaattaaaattaaaataaaatttcataaaagttaaaataaaataaataaaaatatttctccttttcgagcgcaaacaatacagcgagtccccgcttaacgacggtaTTAGACCGAAAAgttcgtcgttaagcgcgaacccaaatttagatacgctttgatcgtaaatacagtatagaaaaaaatgaacaatgttctcgtgcacaacactccactgtgctgccactgctcctccgcgcaccgcacaaaataacataaaaagtcgTTCGTAACTCCGGCccatcgttaaccagacccgtctttaagcggggactcactttattatgtgcaaaacaaaaagtttttctctgtcaatacagagtgcaaatagtgcaaacagagcctgaccaaggatgtcactgaatttgctgcaactacactgccatgttcatttttaagaatattaacatccccacactgctcccgatatcctgcggtctcaacttgccaaagcgccgttctgtccctgctaccaagtgagatatgttgatctgagtactgagctgtggtggtgctgaaaatgtctctgtatcgtgctcgtattagtcgcggtgtatggcattattttcatacaatgtttgtatatggtcagtgtcttatcagtcactctcttgccatttatcatttctgccgggtacccaaaatgctgccaaacaaacaagCCTGCCGCCTATGGAAGTTTTTCTgtctcaatattaaaatgaaaatgtaatgcgcatttgcatttacatgttctactcatacaagcaactttgagctcaaaattcaaattcaaatgcaataactccattttcatttgcaattgttccactcatacaagcaactttgagctcaaaattcaaattcaaatgcaataactccattcacatttcatttacacatacattttgttgctttatttgtgcctttgttgaaatgaaaatgtatttcccgatttgaattatcaagttcatgtgatcatgcaaaggttgtatcaaaattataattaaaatgctattcgcttaatatgctttACATTTCGTGATAACGcgtttgaaatgtaattttcaacctcaccaccacgctaaaaagatgtcaatattcaaacgttaatggagaaatagcgccacCCCTGTTTGCTATAAtattacgataccaacagcgctcaaaatgtgtcaaaatgcatcttgAAAATGCAATCCGAGCAGAAAATGCAATCTTGTATATATACGACCACTACAGAAGGACATAGATGTACAAAAAcaatttgtaatgttacatgtGTTGAAGTGCAGATGAAACTCTGCATGCACATCTTTCTGCTAGTTTCTGACAATACAGGCTTGTTGGTGTGCTGATGTCCATGGTGGAAAATAGCTGGATAAGCATGACTTGAAGGGTACATGTGCTAAAATCTGGTCTGTTGAACCCCTGTGCTAGAGGGCTGGAGTCTTGCAGAGTTCTGTTTTCAAGCTTGCATTTTTTGTGTGCTTACATGATATTGCAGAGCCTTGAGCTTGGGTATGATCAGTCCATATCATCTGGCCCATTGACTGAATGCTTGTATTGCACTGAGAAATACAGCCTGTCAGAAATGCCAGGCCATGTTGATGTCTGTGAGAAGTAAGTGGCAGGGTTTACATATCTCAAGAATAATACTTTTATTCTAAAATTATACATCAGGTATTTTGTTTCCCTTTAGGTATCAGTGGCTGATGATCCATCAACCAGTCATTGCTCAACAGCAGTCTGCCATTGAAGGTTCAGTCCTAATCATATCGCAGAGCTGTACATGTGTTCATTTGCATTTTAAGAGGCCAACCAATGATAAACTTTTTCTTTCATGAATCAGAACTGTTCTGAACATTATTTACATCATATAAAAGCCCTTTGTCTTTTTGATgtgaatatttaacttattgtattattaatatttcacacaaacaccacagagtgGAAGTTGGAGCCTGATCTTGACACAGCTGCCAAGATGTATCGAAGGCACATTTTAAGGAATGCTAAGGAAAAGCCAGATGTAGTtgtgactagggatgcaccgaaaattcggccgaaatggcttaaattagcattttcggccgaaatactttcatcaccgaaactacacggccgaaacaatgtgttgtgaagacgcaagcaaaaatcgccacctgcacgcgcttatttgaataaagctagcaaaaaagttttccagtgatggcgccaagggaAAGGACATTACActaaaaattatggaactcatTGCTTTAGACGATCAGCCATTCTCTGttgtagggatttcgtaggctaatagagcacattgagccctgTTATGTTTTGCcaagcagacgacatttctcagaagcgtgtttacctgagctgtttaatgttgttgcaactcacgtcaagtttttatgagagaatttatatttatctttcaggccagtcagttataattaaatttaactcgtataaaatacatatatttatcctctcagataaaaacggtctgcaagcgagttaaatttaattagtggtcggccgttgtcagcccaccactaatttaattttataatatgcattactgtaatgtcagtgctaaataaatattttcaaatcaaattttgtagttgatttattctttgaatagcaatgccttgattttagtgaggttagccataaatccaatgttactaataattggcataatgtatttcggtgtttcggttttcggccttggtttcctcattttcggtttcggctaacaattttcatttcggtgcatccctagttatGACACTTGATGTACATGCCAGTGAACAGGATCGTGAACGAGAAATGCTTACCTTCTATAAACGACAAAATTTTGATTGGACAAGTCCCTTCAGTGTAAGATTTAAATTTTGACTGACTGTTGCTATAGACTAATAATGATTCTTATAGCTTTCTGCTCATTATAATCATAAACAGGAGATGCTGCAATGGGGGATGGAGTAACACGACACTTTTTCTCCCTACTAATGGACAAGCTGCACTTTGGATTTGACATTGACCTTGGTGAGTAGATGTAATTCCCATAAGATGGAATTTGTGTAGTTTTTCAAAGTAAAGTAAATGTTGCCTGAAAAGGATTTAGCAGACATTATTTCAAGTTCAGAATTACGTCCACGTTTGACTGATGTACAGCGCCATTTAATTGGTTGTTTTGGTAAACCACTGATTGTTTCAGACTGTGGGTGATTTGTGCTATTGCAATTTTTTTTGGCAGTCATGTTCAGGCAATTATTCACTTAATCaacattgctattcaaagaattaGTGTGACCTTTTATCTAGGTTTTAAAATGTCTCCTAACCTCTAACCCCCAGATAACTGTGGAAAAACACTTCTATTCAATGGAGAAGATGATCACAAAGTTCCTTCAACATCAAGAGCACTTGTAGATGGTGACCTGTTTAGAGTTGTGGGAATAATGATTGGCCACACATTTATTCATGGAGGTCCACACTTCTCAGGGCTGAGCCCATCTCTCCTTCCCCTTCTAAGTGGCAGTAAAGATGCTGCTCCTATTTTGGAGTTGAAAGACTGCCCTGATATAGATGTGGCCAATATTGTGACTCTAGTAAGAATTTACATTATCTTAAAACAGAAATTGAAAAAGCCTGTTGGCGGTTTTGTCTCACAAATTATAATTTTACAGCTGGAATGCCAGAGTGAGCCGAGCCCACAGGAAAAAGAGGATATAAACAGCCTGGCCTTAAGCTGGGATCTGCCTCCAGTCACCAACTCTAACAGAAGGTGGTTAGCAGAAGCCGTCCTCCACCATGAGGTATGTTGGAGGGTGCTGTTTTGTGGCGTTGCATTTTATTTATGGTGGTGTATGTGCTGTCTCAGACAGTGGGTGTACACTCCATCTGTATCAAAGTAATTCTCATACCAATGGTTATCTTTGCATATTTTCTCTGCACATCTTCAGTCTATTTTTAACAAATATTTTCAGGTTATTGGCAGACGTGAAAGGCAGCTTGCACAAATGCGAAGGGGGCTGAAGGACACGGGGGTGCTGCGAATGATCAAAGAACGGCCAGATTTAACAGTGATGCTGTTCCCCAGATCCTCTGCTCTATTGCTGGACCCAGAGGTAATATTCCCAACATCCtcctattttaaaatatttttgctttATGCATATGAATGGAATAGAATTCAACACTCGGTGATTTACATTAGTCACATAACTTGATATTTGATGAAATGCAGGCAAACTTCATTTTTGGAATTGTTACGGTCCCCTTTTACACCCAGCAAGTGGGAAGAAAGTGGGACCGTGTACTGGTAGCACAGCCGGTGGAGTATGAACTCAGTTTGACCACAATGACGCTAGGCTTCCGGTATTTCGGTGGGTGAATGCTGCTTTGCTTTATTTtacaatttacacacacacagcataaaaGGGCTTAGACCAAGGCGGTGTCAaagaaatgaaataaacaaaacataacCCCAGTGTGCTAACCCCAGACACCCCAGTCTAGCTTAAcatgaaaaataaaacaaaaacaaaacctccTATCTGAATAATAACCATaaatacatcaacacacacacgcctcttaCCTGGTGTGTATAAACATAGACCAACTACGTGTGGGAATCATGTAAAAGCGCGCCTGTCTTACCTATCAAAGCCCATAGAACACAAAAGCCAGGCACCATGACATAACCCAATCCCACCAAAGACGCGCGCTTCTGGTCGTCTGCTTCGCCGTTATATACTTTTGGCTCCGCCTTCTTCCAAGCATCCTGTCACCTTAAAAGTCTCaccacaaaaagaaaacaaaacacagctGATACAGGCAGTTCACTGTTTGTACAACAAGGGCTTTATCAAACACAGGCGTGCCACATCCCTTGGCACGTAACAGGAATCATGACGGGTTTAGACTTAATTCAATAACTTCTGCCCCTTAGATGATACTTAAAATGGTTAGGCCTGAACCTGacagtgatgaagaggaggaccaGTTCAACTTGGAACAATCTTGCCAAGTCACAGGCTTTTTGAGAGAATATATTCAGAAAGGTTCGTCTGTCAAACAGGCCTCTCTTTAATAGAAGTGATGCTAAGCACTCTTGCTTTTGTTTGAATTTAACAAACCTCTTGCAGGTTCTCCATCAGAACTACATGAGCTGGTGCAGTTTTGGACTGGTTGGTCAGTCCTCCCAGATCATCTCTATGTTGAAGTAATGCCTGACCTGTCTTTGCCAGTGGCTTCAACCTGCCTTACGACCCTTAAACTTCCTctaaaatcaatcaatcaatcaatcaaattttatttatatagcgctttttacaacagttgttgtcacaaagcagctttacaagtgccgagtcctagcccccagtgagcaagccaaaggcgacagtggcaaggaaaaactccctagtttttttgcatgaagaagaaaccttgagaggaaccaagactcagggggggaacccatcctcctctggccgacaccggtcaccatgacaacaacaacaacaacaatttagacagaaagaagagaaagaaaaggaaaagtatgcatccggttaggcaggaggtggctggctcaggatggatcgctggtctcctcatctcattattcctcaagcaggcgggcagccatgtgaagaaatgaaacagggaaaattagctctgtatgaggacatatacaggacaggtaaaattataaacatttccggagtgtggcagcaactccggcatttaggtaaattattacagcctagctaaaaaggcagaaccagaaggtaacataggcttgggggcattctgagacaatggcattcgtccactgcactgtcaacaaacttgagtgaccacgagcagtgacaggacgacagcaccagcgccccagtctaccataaaacccttcgtctatgaacccctggatctgtacttttatctaaggggggatattaattatcaaacgctaaactaaataagtgggttttcaacctagacttaaagattgtgactgtgtcggagtcccggacgcatttaggaagattattccaaagctggggggccttacaagaaaaggctcttccccctgctgttaccttattaatttttggaactaataaaagaccagcaccctgtgatcttagtgggcgtgggggttcgtaataggaaataagttcctgaaggtactcaggagcaagcccgtgcaatgctttataagttaataaaagaattttaaagtcaatacggaatttaactgggagccaatgcagggctgataggactggactgatatgctgaaattttctagttctggtcagaaccctggctgcggcattttgaactatttgaagtttatttagattcctatttgaacatcctgacagtagtgcattgcagtagtctaatctagagctaacaaaggcgtgcaccaatttttccgcatcatcctgtgataatgcatttcttaatttagcaatgttacggagatgtagaaaagctatcctagtagtattatctatgtatttatcaaatgataggtcagagtcgagtatgacacctaggtttttggctactgtgccaggtgtaatggggtagcctgcgagattaagcattagatctggaattttctgttttgaggccttagggcccagaaggagaacttctgttttgtcctcattaagttggaggaagtttagagacatccagcatttaatatcttttacacaggcctcaatttttcttaaactgagtttgtcatcaggtttggctgatatgtaaagttgagtgtcatctgcatagcagtgaaaattgacaccatgtttgtttataactgtgcccaatggtagcatatataatgtaaataatagtggtcctagaatggagccttgcgggaccccatatttaacttttgtacgtttggatggaatattattgagctctacaaactgatagcgatttgttaagtaagaatgaaaccatgaaagggctgtgccagagactccaacccagcattctaacctttctagcaagatcctatgatcaattgtgtcgaaagctgcactaagatcaagaagcactaacagcgatacataaccttgatctgaagcaaggaggaggtcatttgttactttaactaatgctgtttcagtactgtgatggggcctaaaaccagattggaacttttcaaatatgtgatgcctatgcagatataggcataattgctgggcaacagctttttctatgatcttagatataaatgatgtgtttgaaatgggtctataattagatagtacagtaggatcaagatttggtttcttaatcagaggtttaataactgctaatttacatgatttgggcatgtgacctattgtaatggatgagttaactatagttagaagaggttcagttaccgctggtaatacctcttttaataactttgatggaaccgagtctagtgtgcaggtagcacaatttaaggaagaaattattttctctaattctgattgtgggagtggatgaaaagcatcaagtttttctcccagtatgcgatttaaatcgatgtcaaccaaaccagatgacataccagttgtattgctaataaaaggttttatattttgtctaatattctctattttattatcaaaaaaatctataaatacattactagtgaggtttactggaatctgaggttctgcgcctgcttgattttttgtaagtttggaaatagtattaaaaagaaatctaggattgtttttatttttctctatcagtgaggctaggtatgctgagcgtcctttagcgagtgcccatttgtagtcaatgatgctatccttccaggcacagtagaatacttccaacttagtagatcgccatttacgctctaatttacgtgctatttgttttaagtttctagtttggtcagtgtaccacggagcgagttttttagatctagtctttttatatttgagtggagctactatgtctagagctgatctgcaggtattctctatgcagttggttagactatctaactctcctggataggatggcgagtgggctagagcagttaagtcagggagggcttcaataaactgtgttgctgttaatgaatttatcgagcgctttatacactgcagaggagacgggcgggtatttatgttaagatgagtctcaaatttgactaaatagtgatcagagatagctacggtttgcgggagtatatttatattatctacgtcaatacccaacgttaagattaaatctagggtatgattttgatagtgtgtgggtcctacaacgttttgtgtaatgccaacagagttcaatatagaagtaaaagcccttgtcagtggatcctccgcattatcaaaatgtatgttaaagtctcctaccattattattttgtcactactaactgctaaatttgctgtaaaatcttttaagaaatctgagtaaggccctggtggtctatatacatttgttagggaaaattaacttttattttcagatggactaattacattaatagacagcatctcaaatgaattaaagatatccaagtatttctgatgaatttctaaacaatcacgatatattatacatattcctcctcctctgcctgacaatctaggtttatgtatataactatatcccacaggagtggcttcgtttagagataaatagtcaccagattgaatccacgtttcagttagacatagaatatcaattttctggtaagttataagttcattcataaaaactgctttagagttgagtgatcgaatattaattaatccaattttcagatcggtcatataggtaataattggatgtgaagtttgaatattagttaaaaacttaggacggactattttcttatgatttaatttaacccggggcacagacacagtctcaatcctatgggatcttggtgacgcctctaagcagctcgcagacagacggtttagcccgttagtctgcggcctggtcgcgactctggttagtcagcagctcctagtactacactgcccactaactaacagactacgggctatgctgcaagataacagggcagcgccatcccgggtggggtggacaccgtccctgcctaaaagaccaggcttgccctcaaactctttccaattatcaataaagcccacttgattttcggagcaccacttggacatccagcagtttagcgacgtgagcctgctgtactgctcatcaccgcgccgcattgggatggggccagagcagattacggcatcggacatcgtctgggctaatttaaccacctctttaacattagccttagtcacttctgactgccgcagacgtatatcgttggcccctacatgaatcactatcctagaaaacctcctatgagctaacagtctaaggttgcca encodes:
- the LOC143482341 gene encoding uncharacterized protein LOC143482341, whose protein sequence is MGDGVTRHFFSLLMDKLHFGFDIDLDNCGKTLLFNGEDDHKVPSTSRALVDGDLFRVVGIMIGHTFIHGGPHFSGLSPSLLPLLSGSKDAAPILELKDCPDIDVANIVTLLECQSEPSPQEKEDINSLALSWDLPPVTNSNRRWLAEAVLHHEVIGRRERQLAQMRRGLKDTGVLRMIKERPDLTVMLFPRSSALLLDPEANFIFGIVTVPFYTQQVGRKWDRVLVAQPVEYELSLTTMTLGFRYFGG